From the genome of Aquificaceae bacterium:
TGAAATACTTTGTCCTTGTTTATCCTGACGAGAAGATGGTAAAGGTCTTTGAGCTTGTAGATGGAAAATACAGAGAAAAGTTGGATAGGGTTTTTAAGCTGGATGGATGTGAAGTGAGTGTAGACTTCTTAGAGCTTTTTAGTAATTTTGAAGGGAGGAGATGAAGATGAAATTCCTTGCACCAGTTGACTTTACGGAGATAACAAACCCGCTTATTAGAGTAGTGAAACTCTTTGCCCAAGCTCACAATGCCAAGGTCCATCTTCTTCATACAGTGTCTCCTGTGCTTTACCTTCCTTATCCAGAGAGCTTTGGTATGAGCACAGTAGACCTTGAGCTACTGGCAGAGCTTCAGGAGAGAAAAAAGGAAGAGGCAAAGGAGAGGTTAAAAGGTCTCGTGGAGTTTTTAAAGCCTCTGGAAGTGGAAATTCTCGTAGAAATAGGAGAGCCTGCGGAGGTGGTGTTAGAGAAAGAAGAGGCATACGACCTTGTCTTTATGGGAAGCCACAAAAAGGGTCTTGTGGAAAGGATATTAGTTGGCTCAACAACAGAAAAGGTTGTGAAGTATTCAAAAAAGCCTGTTTTTGTGCTAAAGGGAAAGGAACCAGAGGGTATAAAGAAGGTCCTTATAGGATATGACCTCTCGGAGCATGCAAAAAAAGCCCTTGAATTTGCTGTAAAC
Proteins encoded in this window:
- a CDS encoding universal stress protein, whose protein sequence is MKFLAPVDFTEITNPLIRVVKLFAQAHNAKVHLLHTVSPVLYLPYPESFGMSTVDLELLAELQERKKEEAKERLKGLVEFLKPLEVEILVEIGEPAEVVLEKEEAYDLVFMGSHKKGLVERILVGSTTEKVVKYSKKPVFVLKGKEPEGIKKVLIGYDLSEHAKKALEFAVNLLKPFSPHIVLLHVEETIELPLVEGIRDVLSEKYREEKLKHIEKIKDWLRESGFTASAYILEDRSPADGIRNFLKEDPDIDIVVLGSRGLSGLKRVLLGSTSSELLRSLEVSLIIHRSLE